One Chryseobacterium indoltheticum DNA segment encodes these proteins:
- a CDS encoding glycosyltransferase, producing MPKKILFIYYQNLKPGGVARVMINLANELCENGYNISILFLMEGEHTFYKINPKIKIHTVDSFGHWGFNKVNPVLDKYLKKFRYRYSLKKYVYDFGQWDMMNQWLKKNHTQFDVVISCWYKLSAQISVNKTIASKTFAWEHSNFEVGGKIWGNLLRPKYKNLKGIICINKASVDYYKTLNPNTFLIPNLIGEPFESLENIDFSSKKNHLIYVGRLDEDKNVSSIIDVISNIDLKDFIFKIIGEGPDLENLKRLAKDKKLQSKIIFTGQLSIDQIKNELLDSKIFLFMSKTEAFGMVLLEAMFCGNALLSYDCNYGPSDIINQNNGFLVPMNDKKKFQESLQKLINEPDLLNKLTQSSFQESFQWRKNKTLTQWDKMINSTSR from the coding sequence ATGCCAAAAAAAATCCTTTTCATCTATTATCAAAATCTTAAACCAGGCGGCGTTGCAAGGGTGATGATCAATCTGGCAAATGAACTGTGTGAAAACGGATATAATATAAGTATCTTATTTTTGATGGAAGGAGAGCATACATTTTATAAGATCAACCCAAAGATAAAAATTCATACCGTTGATTCTTTTGGTCATTGGGGTTTTAATAAAGTCAATCCCGTACTCGATAAATATTTAAAAAAATTCCGTTACAGATACAGCCTTAAAAAATATGTTTATGATTTTGGGCAATGGGATATGATGAACCAATGGCTGAAAAAAAATCATACTCAATTTGATGTCGTCATTTCGTGCTGGTACAAATTATCTGCACAAATCTCTGTAAATAAAACAATCGCATCTAAGACATTTGCCTGGGAGCATTCTAATTTTGAAGTGGGTGGTAAAATTTGGGGTAATCTTTTACGTCCAAAATATAAAAACTTAAAAGGAATTATCTGCATCAACAAAGCTTCTGTTGATTATTATAAAACTTTAAATCCTAATACTTTTCTTATCCCAAATCTTATTGGTGAACCTTTTGAAAGTCTTGAAAACATAGATTTTAGCTCTAAAAAAAATCACCTTATCTATGTAGGAAGACTGGATGAAGATAAAAACGTAAGCAGTATTATTGATGTCATCTCAAATATAGATTTAAAAGATTTTATTTTCAAAATTATTGGCGAAGGTCCGGATTTGGAAAATTTAAAAAGATTGGCTAAAGACAAGAAACTTCAATCAAAAATAATCTTCACCGGTCAGTTGTCTATAGATCAAATTAAAAATGAACTTTTAGACAGTAAAATTTTCCTGTTTATGAGTAAAACAGAAGCTTTCGGGATGGTACTTTTAGAGGCTATGTTTTGTGGTAATGCTCTTTTATCTTATGACTGTAATTATGGACCTTCAGATATTATTAATCAAAACAATGGCTTTTTAGTACCGATGAATGATAAAAAGAAATTTCAAGAAAGCCTGCAAAAACTTATCAATGAACCAGATTTATTAAACAAACTCACTCAATCTTCTTTTCAGGAATCTTTTCAATGGCGCAAAAACAAAACACTTACTCAGTGGGATAAAATGATCAATTCTACCTCTCGATAA
- a CDS encoding serine acetyltransferase, whose protein sequence is MAGYSTIQKDFYRESGKWLSTFKILAKCVNPNLHFVYILRKSQKFSKTPVLGLFWKVVLRHFQIKYGFQIYPETQIGEGFYLGHWGSLVINPKSKIGKNCNIAQGVTIGQQNRGKNEGYPVIGDEVWIGPNAVIVGNINIGNNVLIAPNAYVNFDIPDNSVVTGNPAKIYSNDNATDGYINNKV, encoded by the coding sequence ATGGCAGGCTACTCTACTATACAGAAAGATTTTTATCGGGAAAGCGGAAAATGGCTTTCAACCTTCAAAATTTTGGCAAAGTGTGTCAATCCGAATTTACATTTTGTTTATATTTTAAGAAAAAGTCAGAAGTTTAGCAAGACGCCTGTTTTGGGACTTTTTTGGAAAGTTGTTTTACGGCATTTCCAAATAAAATATGGCTTTCAGATTTATCCTGAAACTCAGATTGGAGAAGGTTTTTACCTCGGACATTGGGGAAGCTTGGTAATCAATCCGAAGAGTAAAATAGGTAAAAACTGCAATATTGCTCAAGGCGTGACGATCGGACAGCAAAACAGAGGTAAAAATGAGGGATATCCAGTGATTGGCGATGAGGTTTGGATTGGCCCGAACGCTGTGATTGTAGGAAATATAAATATCGGTAACAATGTTCTGATCGCTCCGAATGCGTACGTGAATTTTGATATTCCGGACAATTCGGTCGTTACAGGCAATCCTGCAAAGATTTATTCTAATGATAATGCAACGGATGGATACATCAATAATAAGGTATAA
- a CDS encoding glycosyltransferase family 2 protein: protein MISIITAYYNRKELFRKTLLSIARFEYSEEIEFIAVDDGSNQEERIEDLVSDFPFLKVIRLEKQDKWYQNSCIPFNEGFRFAKGDKIIIQNPECYHFDNVIEFTSKNLIEGDYLSFGCFALDKQTTDSYKTNYPEDTIRNCIANPNSNNSTTAGNIWYNHSIHKPHAYHFCVALTRTDLDKLQGFDELLALGIAYDDNEFVKRVKNTLKIKFVDDVIVLHQNHYNQSSTSYDNRKWSSFLYGINNILFQQKPRKKLINRYTKNQSIQQKKKIILPFVAYRLLTDFAFYKLVKDKLIKRI from the coding sequence ATGATTTCAATTATCACAGCATATTACAACCGAAAAGAGCTTTTCCGCAAAACTTTACTAAGTATTGCCCGGTTTGAATATTCAGAAGAAATAGAGTTTATTGCTGTAGATGATGGCAGTAATCAAGAAGAACGGATTGAAGATTTGGTAAGTGATTTTCCATTTTTGAAAGTGATTCGGTTAGAAAAGCAAGACAAATGGTATCAAAACTCATGCATTCCCTTCAACGAAGGTTTTCGTTTTGCAAAAGGTGATAAAATCATTATTCAAAATCCAGAATGTTACCATTTTGATAACGTCATTGAATTTACATCCAAGAATCTTATTGAGGGCGATTACCTTAGTTTTGGCTGTTTCGCTTTAGACAAACAAACTACAGACAGTTATAAGACAAATTATCCTGAAGACACTATTCGCAACTGCATTGCTAATCCGAATTCAAACAATTCTACAACAGCTGGAAATATTTGGTACAATCATTCTATACATAAACCTCATGCTTATCATTTCTGCGTTGCTTTAACGAGGACAGATTTGGATAAATTACAGGGTTTTGACGAATTACTGGCATTAGGAATCGCTTATGATGACAATGAATTTGTAAAAAGAGTGAAAAATACGCTCAAGATAAAGTTTGTTGATGATGTAATTGTTTTGCATCAAAATCACTACAATCAATCATCTACTTCATATGACAACAGAAAATGGAGTTCTTTTTTATACGGAATAAATAACATTCTTTTTCAGCAAAAACCTAGAAAGAAACTCATTAATCGATATACAAAAAACCAAAGCATACAGCAGAAAAAAAAGATTATTCTTCCTTTTGTTGCATATAGGCTACTAACTGATTTTGCTTTTTATAAATTAGTAAAAGATAAATTGATCAAAAGAATATAA
- a CDS encoding glycosyltransferase family A protein yields MKNPLVTILTPTYNRAHTLPRVFESLQNQTFKDFEWLVIDDGSTDKTKELVEAFQKISDFKIRYYHQENQHKFLTFFRGIDLAEGKYFSPLDSDDALPKDSMEILVNTWEQINDNQNIVFVSTLCEDQFGKIVGDQFPKDPFICSIFDMRYKYKIKGDKWGMGKTEIYKKMKLNFGDLAGKGFIPEGVFQFQFDKLGLHYCINKVTRIYFRDKDDEQSLANQFYDKKNAFGLAENYKAFLNTYSSKIWSNPMPVLRNLGGYLKFSKIDGRSLGKITSELKTTEMKVLANLLYPFSKFI; encoded by the coding sequence ATGAAAAACCCATTAGTTACCATTCTTACGCCCACTTACAATCGAGCACATACTTTGCCTCGGGTTTTTGAGTCGCTACAAAATCAGACATTTAAAGATTTTGAATGGCTGGTTATAGACGATGGCTCTACCGACAAAACTAAAGAACTCGTTGAAGCTTTTCAGAAAATATCTGATTTTAAAATTAGATACTATCATCAGGAAAACCAACATAAGTTTTTAACTTTTTTTCGTGGAATTGACCTTGCAGAAGGTAAATATTTTTCGCCTTTAGATTCTGATGATGCATTGCCAAAAGACTCCATGGAAATCCTTGTCAATACATGGGAACAGATTAATGATAATCAAAATATTGTATTTGTATCAACACTTTGTGAAGATCAGTTTGGAAAGATTGTGGGAGACCAATTTCCTAAAGATCCGTTCATTTGTAGTATTTTTGATATGCGGTATAAATACAAAATTAAAGGTGACAAATGGGGAATGGGCAAAACTGAAATTTATAAAAAAATGAAGCTGAATTTCGGTGATCTTGCCGGAAAAGGTTTTATTCCGGAAGGTGTTTTTCAGTTTCAGTTTGATAAGCTTGGTCTTCATTACTGCATCAATAAGGTAACGAGAATCTATTTTCGGGACAAAGATGATGAACAGTCCCTCGCTAATCAGTTTTACGATAAGAAAAATGCATTCGGACTTGCCGAAAACTATAAAGCATTTCTGAATACATACAGTTCAAAAATTTGGAGCAATCCGATGCCGGTTCTTAGAAATTTGGGCGGTTATCTGAAATTTTCAAAAATTGACGGCAGATCTTTAGGGAAAATCACTTCAGAATTAAAAACAACTGAAATGAAAGTATTGGCAAATCTACTTTATCCATTCTCAAAATTTATTTAG
- a CDS encoding glycosyltransferase: MSQKIKVLFRHRSMEMGGVERVLLDLLENLPRELFDITFFLTMNQGELRKSIPKDIELITLQKGREDMSSNKFLRTLQLIKRNIILTFYRNNPKILYRKIIKKDFDLEIAPTYSEFDNILSSPLNSRKIAWFHTDVSYDPNEKRVLSRVNALKKFDWVIFGSKQTRDIIKDLYEIEYPKSSVIYNSIKIDEVKVKALEFPVHYDTTPVFSSMGRLHSRKNYHTLMKVHKRLLDEGFLHSIAVIGGGSEMENLQRQAKELNIENTFLLLDSQINPYPYIKNSDYFVLPSESESYPLTIGEVMGLNIPVISTNVGGIPEMIEHDFDGYLVEPNEDAIYEGMKLFLTNTEITEKFKKNMVQSVDKFDNEKIYNQVTSVFQKQYQLKE, encoded by the coding sequence ATGTCTCAAAAAATAAAAGTTCTGTTTCGTCATCGTTCCATGGAAATGGGAGGAGTTGAAAGGGTTCTTCTTGATTTGTTGGAAAATCTGCCAAGGGAACTGTTTGACATTACTTTCTTTCTGACAATGAATCAGGGAGAACTTAGAAAAAGTATTCCTAAAGATATTGAGCTTATCACTCTGCAAAAGGGAAGAGAAGATATGAGCAGCAATAAGTTTCTCAGAACTTTACAGCTTATTAAAAGAAATATAATTCTTACGTTTTACAGAAATAATCCGAAAATATTATACCGTAAAATCATTAAAAAAGATTTTGATCTCGAGATTGCTCCAACGTATTCAGAGTTTGACAACATCCTATCAAGCCCTTTAAATTCAAGAAAAATAGCCTGGTTTCATACTGATGTAAGTTATGATCCAAATGAAAAAAGAGTTTTAAGCAGAGTAAATGCCCTCAAAAAATTTGATTGGGTGATTTTTGGATCCAAGCAAACCAGAGATATTATAAAAGATTTATATGAAATTGAATATCCTAAAAGTTCTGTCATTTATAATTCTATAAAAATAGATGAAGTCAAGGTAAAAGCATTAGAATTTCCTGTTCATTACGATACAACTCCTGTATTTTCTTCTATGGGAAGATTGCATAGCCGTAAAAACTATCACACTTTGATGAAAGTTCACAAAAGACTTTTAGATGAAGGATTTCTCCACTCAATTGCGGTGATTGGTGGCGGTTCGGAGATGGAAAACTTACAAAGGCAAGCTAAAGAATTAAATATAGAAAACACTTTTCTACTTCTTGACAGCCAGATAAACCCATATCCTTATATAAAAAACTCAGATTATTTTGTACTACCTTCAGAATCTGAATCTTATCCTTTAACAATCGGAGAAGTAATGGGATTAAATATACCAGTTATAAGTACAAACGTGGGCGGAATTCCGGAAATGATTGAGCATGATTTCGACGGTTATCTTGTAGAACCAAATGAAGATGCCATTTATGAAGGGATGAAATTATTCCTCACAAACACTGAAATTACAGAGAAATTTAAGAAAAACATGGTGCAATCTGTAGATAAATTTGATAATGAAAAGATTTATAATCAGGTAACCTCTGTTTTTCAAAAACAATATCAACTGAAAGAATGA
- a CDS encoding carbonic anhydrase family protein, whose translation MKAHTSETQSTITPEKALNFLKEGNQRFVGNLKANRDLLEQVNATREGQWPFAVVLSCIDSRTSAELIFDQGLGDVFSIRIAGNFVNQDILGSMEFGCNVAGSKLVVVLGHTKCGALKGGLDAAKIEGMGMDNLNHLIDHFDPIIKTIIKDGEERSSANADLLERLNQHNVKNAIDDIRKQSSTLKRLEEEGKIKIVGANYDVETGVVTWL comes from the coding sequence ATGAAAGCACATACATCTGAAACTCAATCTACAATTACTCCTGAAAAAGCATTAAACTTTTTAAAAGAAGGAAACCAAAGATTTGTAGGTAACTTAAAGGCAAACAGAGATCTTTTGGAGCAGGTAAATGCTACAAGAGAAGGGCAATGGCCTTTTGCAGTTGTTTTGAGCTGTATAGACAGCCGTACTTCTGCAGAATTAATCTTTGATCAGGGATTGGGTGATGTTTTCAGTATCAGAATAGCAGGAAATTTTGTGAATCAGGATATTTTAGGATCTATGGAATTTGGCTGTAATGTAGCAGGTTCTAAGCTTGTGGTTGTTTTAGGTCACACAAAATGTGGCGCTTTAAAAGGCGGATTAGACGCAGCTAAAATCGAAGGAATGGGAATGGATAACCTGAACCATCTGATCGACCATTTTGACCCAATTATCAAAACAATCATCAAAGATGGCGAAGAACGCTCTTCAGCAAACGCAGATCTTCTTGAAAGACTGAATCAGCATAACGTAAAAAATGCGATTGATGATATCCGCAAGCAAAGTTCTACTTTAAAGAGACTTGAGGAAGAAGGTAAAATTAAAATAGTCGGAGCTAATTATGACGTTGAAACCGGCGTTGTAACTTGGTTATAA
- a CDS encoding SulP family inorganic anion transporter, with product MKKSKSLFGGIKENFPSGLVVFLVALPLCLGIALASGAPPLSGIIAGIVGGLVVGALSNSNISVSGPAAGLTAIVLTAITDLGAFELFLCAGIIAGLIQLVLGFVRAGSISNYFPNNVIEGMLAAIGIIIIIKQIPHALGFDNDYEGNETLFTNGINFNYFSELAGAVHPGAIIVTLVSVGVLLAWDQIPALKRMKILPGALVAVVVGILLNEAFKMSGSSLAIGTEHLVSLPVPQSLDDFKNLIILPDFNGFLNPKVWIVGATIAIVASIETLLCIEASDRLDVQRRITDTNLELKAQGIGNLISSFIGGLPMTSVVVRSSANANAGATSKVSAMIHGVLLLVCVLSIPFILNLIPLSTLAAVLLLVGYKLAKPATFKHFWHLGKFQFIPFVATVVAIVATDLLKGVGIGLAISVFYILQGNMKRAYYLSREKLIDADGITMKLAEEVSFLNKAAIKKTLKNIKSNSTVTIDARGTSYIATDVLEMIQDFANIRAKEEDINVELLGFKTSYRDYETDEDSHIVITHKRAM from the coding sequence ATGAAAAAATCTAAGTCATTATTTGGAGGAATAAAAGAGAATTTTCCTTCCGGCCTTGTTGTATTTTTAGTAGCGCTTCCGCTATGTTTAGGAATTGCTTTGGCATCTGGCGCACCACCATTATCCGGTATTATTGCCGGTATTGTAGGAGGCCTTGTCGTTGGAGCACTCAGTAATTCTAATATTTCGGTTTCAGGACCTGCAGCTGGTCTTACCGCAATTGTTTTAACTGCAATTACTGATCTTGGAGCTTTCGAGCTATTTCTTTGCGCCGGTATCATCGCCGGTCTTATACAGCTGGTTTTAGGTTTCGTAAGAGCAGGGAGCATATCCAATTATTTTCCAAATAATGTTATTGAGGGAATGCTTGCTGCCATAGGAATTATTATCATTATCAAACAAATTCCGCATGCATTAGGTTTTGATAACGACTATGAAGGAAATGAAACATTATTTACCAACGGAATCAACTTTAATTACTTTAGTGAATTAGCGGGTGCTGTACATCCGGGAGCGATTATCGTAACTTTGGTTTCGGTAGGCGTTCTTTTAGCTTGGGATCAAATTCCAGCTCTTAAAAGAATGAAAATACTCCCCGGCGCATTAGTTGCGGTTGTTGTCGGAATTTTATTGAACGAAGCATTTAAAATGTCAGGAAGTTCGTTAGCGATCGGTACAGAACATTTGGTTTCTTTACCAGTTCCTCAAAGTCTTGATGATTTTAAAAATTTGATAATACTTCCCGATTTTAATGGTTTTCTTAACCCTAAAGTGTGGATTGTAGGGGCAACCATTGCCATTGTAGCGTCTATTGAAACCTTACTATGTATTGAAGCTTCAGACCGATTAGATGTTCAGAGAAGAATTACCGACACCAATCTTGAGCTTAAAGCGCAGGGAATCGGGAATCTTATCAGCTCATTTATTGGTGGATTACCAATGACATCAGTTGTGGTAAGAAGTTCGGCAAACGCCAATGCAGGAGCTACTTCGAAGGTTTCAGCGATGATTCACGGAGTTTTGTTGTTGGTTTGTGTACTGAGCATTCCTTTTATCTTAAACTTAATTCCATTATCAACGCTTGCAGCGGTTTTACTTTTAGTAGGATATAAATTGGCAAAACCTGCTACATTCAAACATTTCTGGCATTTAGGGAAATTCCAGTTTATACCGTTTGTGGCGACTGTAGTTGCGATTGTAGCGACAGATTTGCTAAAAGGTGTAGGAATTGGTCTGGCCATTTCAGTTTTCTATATTCTACAAGGAAATATGAAACGTGCTTATTATCTAAGCCGCGAAAAACTGATCGATGCAGATGGCATTACGATGAAACTTGCAGAAGAGGTTTCTTTCCTTAATAAAGCTGCCATTAAAAAGACATTGAAAAACATTAAATCAAATTCTACGGTAACGATTGATGCGAGAGGAACATCATATATCGCAACAGATGTACTGGAAATGATTCAGGATTTTGCCAACATCAGAGCGAAAGAAGAAGATATTAATGTGGAACTATTAGGCTTCAAAACTTCGTACAGAGACTACGAAACCGATGAAGACTCTCACATCGTCATTACCCATAAAAGAGCAATGTAA
- a CDS encoding carbonic anhydrase — MKNSYEVIFENNRKWVESKVADNPHFFEDLAKTQNPEYLYIGCSDSRATAEELMGAKPGEVFVHRNIANVVNTLDMSSTAVIQYAVEHLKVKHIIVCGHYNCGGVKAAMTPEDLGLLNPWLRNIRDVYRLHQAELDSIENESKRYDRLVELNVQEQCINVIKMACVQERYILEEYPIVHGWVFDLRTGKIIDLEIDFEEILKDIQKIYNLTSSDWVMSRKTK; from the coding sequence ATGAAGAATTCGTACGAAGTTATTTTTGAAAACAACAGAAAATGGGTAGAATCTAAAGTAGCAGACAACCCCCACTTCTTTGAGGATCTTGCAAAAACTCAGAATCCTGAATACCTTTACATAGGATGTTCAGACAGCAGAGCAACAGCAGAAGAACTCATGGGAGCAAAACCGGGAGAAGTTTTTGTCCACAGAAATATTGCCAATGTTGTGAATACCCTAGACATGAGCTCCACAGCTGTTATACAATATGCGGTAGAGCATTTGAAGGTAAAACACATTATAGTTTGCGGACATTACAATTGTGGCGGTGTAAAGGCAGCGATGACACCTGAGGATTTAGGACTTTTGAATCCTTGGCTGAGAAATATTCGTGATGTTTACAGACTGCACCAGGCAGAACTAGATTCTATCGAAAATGAGAGTAAACGTTATGACAGGCTTGTAGAACTCAATGTTCAGGAGCAATGTATCAACGTAATTAAAATGGCTTGTGTACAGGAAAGGTATATTTTAGAAGAATATCCTATTGTTCACGGCTGGGTTTTTGACCTTAGAACAGGTAAAATTATCGATCTTGAAATTGATTTTGAGGAAATCTTAAAAGACATTCAGAAGATCTACAATCTTACAAGCTCAGATTGGGTTATGAGCAGAAAGACGAAATAA
- a CDS encoding glycosyltransferase, translated as MLQKKKILIRIGSLRHGGAEKVLVTFLKNLPQDKYQIDLLLNLYSGKYLSEVPKWINIIYLNKGEMITTNRIQDIPKKATRVIYQKLLKKRPSLLYKGKLKGKKYDIEFAAIHGMRDEILNSPLQSSKKIVWIHNDLSQLKEYTETEIKKFFGFDKIMVISEKIEKLFLDLAENETQKQKILKIYNPLDTEEILSKADKPFNNYEFDEKVPTFISVGTVFPQKGFDRLLKVHKKLLDKGFKHKILIVGDGYDFENIKKLKTELNIAHTTTMLGFSDNPYPYFKNADFYILSSRYEGFPTVLFEAITLKKKIIATEVSGVREMLNDGELGLIVENSEEGIYSGMKKALVNSQDFEKYTDNLKDYEMPFNLKNSVQKIISILDNV; from the coding sequence ATGCTTCAAAAAAAGAAAATCCTCATCCGTATTGGTTCACTTCGTCATGGTGGCGCAGAAAAAGTATTGGTTACTTTTCTGAAAAATCTTCCACAGGATAAATATCAGATCGATTTGCTTTTAAATTTATATTCCGGGAAATATCTGAGCGAAGTTCCGAAGTGGATCAATATCATTTATCTGAACAAAGGTGAGATGATTACCACCAACAGAATTCAGGATATTCCGAAGAAAGCGACGAGAGTTATTTATCAAAAACTATTGAAAAAACGCCCTTCTCTTCTTTATAAAGGGAAACTGAAAGGCAAAAAATACGATATTGAGTTTGCAGCCATTCATGGAATGCGTGATGAAATCCTTAATTCTCCGCTCCAGTCTTCAAAAAAAATAGTCTGGATTCATAATGACCTTTCCCAATTGAAAGAGTATACAGAAACCGAGATTAAAAAATTCTTCGGTTTTGATAAAATTATGGTGATTTCAGAGAAAATAGAAAAGCTTTTTCTTGATCTAGCTGAAAACGAAACCCAGAAACAAAAGATTCTTAAAATCTACAATCCTTTAGATACCGAAGAAATTTTGTCTAAAGCAGACAAGCCATTCAATAATTATGAATTTGACGAAAAAGTTCCGACTTTTATTTCTGTAGGAACCGTTTTTCCACAAAAAGGTTTTGACAGACTTTTGAAAGTCCATAAAAAACTTTTGGATAAAGGTTTTAAACACAAAATCTTGATCGTTGGTGACGGATATGATTTTGAAAATATCAAAAAGCTAAAAACTGAACTCAATATTGCCCACACCACAACAATGCTGGGCTTTTCAGATAATCCTTATCCCTATTTCAAAAATGCAGATTTTTATATTTTAAGTTCAAGATATGAAGGTTTTCCAACCGTTTTGTTTGAGGCTATTACTTTAAAAAAGAAAATTATTGCGACAGAAGTTTCCGGCGTGAGAGAAATGCTGAACGATGGTGAATTAGGCTTAATTGTTGAAAATTCTGAAGAAGGAATTTATTCAGGAATGAAAAAAGCTTTGGTGAATTCTCAGGATTTTGAAAAGTATACGGATAACCTTAAAGATTACGAAATGCCTTTTAACCTTAAAAATTCTGTACAGAAAATCATTTCAATTCTTGACAACGTCTAG
- the pth gene encoding aminoacyl-tRNA hydrolase, with protein MKYLIVGLGNKGPEYENTRHNIGFKVAEKIAETLESPFNSTNFGWMAEGKYKGRKVFVLKPDTYMNLSGNAVKYWMQKENIPLENVMIITDDLALPFGTLRMKMKGSDAGHNGLKNIQEVLQTQNYARLRFGISVEFSEGRQVDYVLGTWNQEENEKLQERIEKFSKACLSFVFAGINNTMSAFNGK; from the coding sequence ATGAAATATTTAATTGTCGGTCTTGGAAATAAAGGCCCGGAATACGAAAATACACGTCACAATATAGGTTTTAAGGTTGCAGAAAAAATTGCTGAAACTTTAGAGTCACCATTCAACAGTACCAATTTTGGCTGGATGGCAGAAGGGAAGTATAAAGGAAGAAAAGTATTTGTCTTAAAACCCGATACTTATATGAATCTTTCAGGAAATGCCGTAAAATACTGGATGCAGAAAGAAAATATTCCTTTAGAAAACGTGATGATTATCACCGATGATCTGGCTTTGCCGTTCGGAACATTAAGAATGAAAATGAAAGGTTCTGATGCCGGTCACAACGGACTTAAAAATATTCAGGAGGTGTTACAGACTCAGAATTATGCAAGACTTCGTTTTGGAATTTCGGTCGAGTTTTCTGAAGGTAGACAGGTAGATTATGTATTAGGAACCTGGAATCAGGAGGAAAATGAAAAACTTCAGGAAAGAATAGAGAAGTTTTCAAAGGCATGTCTGTCTTTCGTTTTTGCAGGAATTAATAATACAATGTCTGCTTTTAACGGTAAATAA
- a CDS encoding class I SAM-dependent methyltransferase: MSKVSEIATTFVAYLKRPDLYPELRRKIWKNIFNRSSGLRGKEEAEKWCKSIAVSEKDFIENILKMNFVPFEEIFPQEYKNALQVQEKAPVKMGGAGSLSVIYYINEFAKAQNSIETGVAYGWSSFAALASLVSRNGTLYSSDMPYILQNQSEDFVGCVIPEKYKSNWDLYRFADKESLPKIFEKTKTFDVVHYDSDKTYDGRMWAYKILWDRLRRGGVFMSDDVGDNAAFKDYCEQNNHKPYIIEFDGKYAGVIIKE, translated from the coding sequence ATGAGTAAAGTTTCAGAAATCGCAACTACATTTGTCGCTTATCTAAAGCGTCCGGATCTCTATCCTGAACTACGACGTAAGATATGGAAAAACATATTTAACCGTTCCTCTGGTCTACGAGGTAAAGAAGAAGCGGAAAAATGGTGTAAAAGCATCGCAGTCTCTGAAAAAGATTTCATAGAGAATATTTTGAAAATGAATTTTGTTCCTTTCGAAGAAATTTTTCCTCAAGAATACAAAAATGCATTGCAGGTTCAGGAAAAAGCACCTGTAAAAATGGGTGGCGCAGGCTCTTTAAGTGTTATTTATTACATTAATGAATTTGCAAAGGCTCAAAATTCTATTGAGACCGGAGTTGCTTATGGCTGGTCTTCATTTGCAGCTTTAGCATCTTTGGTTTCCAGAAATGGCACACTTTACAGTTCAGATATGCCTTATATTCTTCAAAATCAAAGTGAAGATTTTGTAGGATGTGTAATTCCTGAAAAATACAAAAGCAATTGGGATCTTTATAGATTTGCTGATAAAGAATCTCTTCCGAAAATTTTTGAAAAAACAAAAACTTTTGATGTAGTACATTATGATAGCGACAAAACGTATGACGGAAGAATGTGGGCTTATAAAATTCTATGGGATAGACTGAGAAGGGGTGGTGTTTTTATGAGTGATGATGTAGGAGACAATGCCGCATTTAAAGATTATTGTGAACAGAATAATCACAAACCATATATTATTGAGTTTGATGGCAAGTATGCAGGAGTTATTATTAAAGAATAA